A genomic region of Verrucomicrobiota bacterium contains the following coding sequences:
- a CDS encoding HIT domain-containing protein: MENLPNVWKNLWAPWRIEYFQHKDRDPDFLLTAAQSSDDEEHLVLLRLKSSFLIMNRYPYTAGHLMAVPYRKCADLHELAGPERLELLNLAIYAEELLRRVSKAQGFNIGWNIGSSAGAGAENHVHLHIVPRWAGDHNFMTVLGETRIIPEGLRPLYQKLRAAVAERTYEQVISD, encoded by the coding sequence ATGGAGAATCTACCGAACGTATGGAAGAACCTTTGGGCTCCCTGGAGGATAGAATACTTCCAACACAAAGATCGTGATCCGGACTTCTTACTGACGGCAGCGCAATCCTCCGATGACGAGGAGCATCTGGTGCTCTTGCGCCTGAAAAGCTCCTTTCTCATCATGAACCGTTATCCCTATACGGCCGGCCACCTGATGGCGGTTCCATACCGCAAGTGTGCGGACCTTCATGAATTGGCCGGGCCCGAACGGCTTGAGCTGCTTAATCTCGCCATCTACGCCGAAGAGCTGCTCCGGCGGGTATCAAAAGCTCAAGGATTCAACATCGGCTGGAACATCGGCTCGTCGGCCGGCGCCGGCGCCGAGAACCACGTTCATCTGCACATCGTCCCGAGGTGGGCGGGGGATCATAACTTCATGACCGTGCTGGGCGAGACGCGCATCATTCCCGAAGGATTGCGTCCGCTCTACCAAAAGCTGCGCGCCGCCGTCGCCGAGCGCACGTACGAGCAGGTGATCTCAGACTGA
- the lpxB gene encoding lipid-A-disaccharide synthase: protein MNLYIVAGETSGDAHAAVLMREMLALRPEIRFTGAGGPRMNAIAGGSLFEWTHEAVVGLWDVLLKYPYFRAQFYRMYRQIMALQPDAVIFVDYPGFNLRLARYLKRQGYRGRLVFYISPQVWAWNRARIPRMAAYLDLMLCIFPFEPALYRRSGLKAEFVGHPMVNELARQRRNVERDPSLIGLFPGSRAREVKRIFPVMLAAARALRAKKPHLRFEASAVNETLREHMRSLADAAGFAGMEIALKDAPALMQRAWVGMVASGTATMEASFFRMPFVLIYKVSWLTYAVGRTLIRVDYLGMPNILAGRPLIPEFIQQDAEPGRIVEALEKLADDQGTRRTMVNGMAEVIQALGEEEAGQRAARTLLNHLGSSLAKV, encoded by the coding sequence ATGAACCTTTACATCGTTGCCGGGGAGACCAGCGGGGACGCGCATGCGGCGGTGCTGATGCGGGAAATGCTCGCGCTGCGGCCGGAGATCCGGTTTACCGGCGCGGGCGGACCCAGAATGAACGCGATCGCCGGCGGTAGTCTGTTTGAATGGACTCACGAAGCCGTAGTCGGCCTCTGGGACGTGCTCCTGAAGTACCCCTATTTTCGGGCCCAGTTTTACCGCATGTACCGCCAGATCATGGCCCTTCAGCCCGACGCAGTCATCTTCGTGGATTACCCGGGGTTTAACCTCCGGCTGGCGCGTTACTTGAAGCGCCAGGGGTACCGGGGACGGCTGGTGTTCTACATCAGCCCGCAGGTTTGGGCTTGGAATCGGGCCCGCATTCCCCGGATGGCAGCGTACCTTGATCTGATGCTATGCATCTTTCCGTTCGAACCGGCGCTCTACCGGCGGAGCGGGCTGAAAGCGGAATTCGTCGGCCACCCCATGGTCAATGAACTCGCGCGGCAACGGCGTAACGTGGAGCGTGACCCTTCACTGATCGGCTTGTTCCCGGGCAGCCGGGCGCGGGAGGTTAAACGGATCTTTCCCGTCATGCTGGCGGCGGCCCGGGCGCTGCGTGCGAAAAAGCCTCACCTGCGGTTCGAGGCTTCCGCGGTGAACGAAACGCTTCGCGAGCATATGCGCTCCCTGGCGGATGCCGCCGGTTTCGCGGGGATGGAAATCGCCCTGAAGGATGCCCCGGCGTTGATGCAGCGCGCCTGGGTGGGCATGGTTGCGTCCGGTACGGCCACCATGGAGGCGAGCTTTTTCCGGATGCCATTCGTCCTGATCTACAAGGTGTCCTGGTTAACCTATGCAGTCGGCCGGACCTTGATCCGCGTCGACTATCTCGGGATGCCTAACATCCTTGCCGGCCGGCCGCTCATCCCGGAGTTTATCCAGCAAGACGCTGAACCGGGCCGGATCGTCGAGGCGCTTGAAAAGCTCGCCGACGACCAGGGCACACGGCGGACGATGGTTAATGGAATGGCCGAAGTGATTCAAGCCCTTGGTGAAGAAGAGGCGGGACAACGTGCCGCGAGAACCCTCCTCAATCATCTCGGATCCAGCCTGGCAAAAGTGTGA
- a CDS encoding Gfo/Idh/MocA family oxidoreductase — MSKRIRVGVLGVGSIGKNHARICAGLPNADFTAILDVNPDVSQAISREYGVAMAGNLEEFTEKVDAATIATPTPAHYEMASFLLRRGKHVLVEKPITETPEQAKMLVDLARERGLVLQVGHVERFNPVLSILEARLTRPRFIEAHRLSPYPFRSLEIGVVLDLMIHDLEIILHLVRSPVQSVDAVGVPVLSKGEDIANARLRFRNGCVANVTASRISPEKMRKFRVFQENAYLSLDYQNQSGEIYQLVDGRIVRESVAVEKDEPLKRELHSFIDCCRRGGEPVVSGSGAAAALELAIDITGRIRQGLADLDRTPVETPSPQALPS; from the coding sequence ATGAGTAAACGAATTCGCGTCGGTGTCCTCGGGGTGGGAAGCATCGGCAAGAACCACGCCCGAATCTGCGCCGGGTTGCCGAACGCGGATTTTACCGCCATCCTCGACGTTAATCCTGACGTCAGTCAGGCGATCTCCCGCGAGTATGGCGTGGCCATGGCCGGGAACCTGGAGGAGTTTACTGAAAAAGTGGACGCCGCCACCATCGCGACGCCCACGCCTGCGCATTACGAGATGGCTTCGTTCCTCCTCCGGCGCGGGAAGCACGTCCTGGTTGAAAAGCCGATTACCGAGACCCCGGAACAGGCCAAGATGCTCGTGGACCTCGCCCGGGAACGCGGCCTGGTCCTTCAGGTCGGCCATGTGGAACGCTTTAATCCCGTGCTCAGCATTCTGGAGGCACGCCTCACCCGGCCGCGGTTCATCGAGGCGCACCGGCTCTCCCCATACCCTTTTCGCAGCCTGGAAATCGGCGTGGTGCTCGACCTCATGATTCACGACCTGGAAATCATCCTGCACCTGGTCCGGTCGCCCGTGCAGAGCGTTGACGCCGTGGGTGTACCCGTCCTCAGCAAGGGTGAAGACATCGCCAATGCCCGCCTCCGATTCCGGAACGGGTGCGTCGCCAACGTCACCGCAAGCCGGATCAGCCCGGAGAAAATGCGCAAGTTTCGCGTCTTCCAGGAGAACGCCTACTTGTCGCTCGATTACCAAAACCAGAGCGGCGAGATTTACCAACTGGTTGATGGCCGGATCGTTCGCGAGAGCGTTGCGGTTGAGAAAGACGAGCCGCTTAAACGTGAGTTGCACTCGTTCATTGATTGCTGCCGGCGAGGCGGCGAACCGGTGGTGTCCGGCTCCGGAGCGGCGGCGGCGCTTGAGCTGGCCATCGACATCACCGGGCGGATTCGCCAGGGATTGGCCGACCTGGACCGCACGCCGGTTGAGACGCCGTCGCCCCAGGCATTGCCCTCTTGA
- the lpxI gene encoding UDP-2,3-diacylglucosamine diphosphatase LpxI (LpxI, functionally equivalent to LpxH, replaces it in LPS biosynthesis in a minority of bacteria.): MVSSGALGLIAGNGIYPLLVAKAARRRGVSAIHVAAFENETDPEIRSLADSVEWLRVGQLGRLLTYFNSTGVKRAIMAGQLAPKNLFDLRPDLKALILISRLRERNAESLFGAVAAELAVAGIELLPAYTFLEDSLAPEGLIGGPKPKRRLLDDARYGFRIAKEISRLDIGQTVVIKNGTVLAVEAFEGTNEAMQRGGALGRGNAVVVKVSKPNQDLRFDVPVIGIKTFETAAQAGVRLIAVEAGLTLLLDRTAVVADAGRTGITLCGLKNE, translated from the coding sequence ATGGTTTCATCAGGAGCGCTTGGCCTCATCGCCGGGAACGGGATCTACCCGTTGCTGGTGGCGAAGGCCGCGCGGCGCCGGGGTGTCTCCGCGATTCACGTCGCGGCGTTCGAGAATGAGACCGATCCCGAGATCCGGTCGCTGGCCGATTCGGTTGAGTGGTTAAGGGTAGGGCAGCTCGGCAGGCTGCTCACTTATTTTAATTCCACGGGAGTCAAACGCGCGATCATGGCGGGCCAGCTCGCACCGAAAAACCTGTTCGACCTTCGTCCCGATCTCAAGGCGTTAATCCTGATAAGCCGGCTTCGGGAGCGGAATGCCGAATCGTTGTTTGGCGCCGTCGCCGCAGAACTGGCCGTCGCCGGCATCGAGTTGCTGCCGGCCTACACCTTCCTGGAAGATTCACTTGCCCCTGAAGGCCTGATCGGAGGGCCGAAACCGAAACGGCGCCTGCTGGATGACGCCCGGTACGGCTTTCGAATCGCCAAAGAGATCTCGCGCCTCGACATCGGCCAGACGGTTGTGATCAAAAATGGCACGGTGCTGGCCGTGGAAGCCTTCGAAGGGACCAATGAAGCCATGCAGCGCGGCGGTGCCTTGGGCCGCGGGAACGCCGTCGTGGTCAAAGTTTCGAAGCCGAACCAGGATCTCCGGTTCGACGTCCCGGTGATCGGGATTAAAACCTTTGAGACAGCCGCCCAGGCCGGGGTCCGGCTGATCGCCGTTGAGGCCGGCTTAACGTTGCTGCTGGACCGGACGGCCGTTGTTGCCGATGCCGGCCGGACCGGCATCACCCTGTGTGGGTTGAAAAATGAGTAA
- the ispE gene encoding 4-(cytidine 5'-diphospho)-2-C-methyl-D-erythritol kinase translates to MTIETPAKINLTLELLGRRPDGFHEVATWMVPVGLSDRLEIEFAAADYFSTETPGLSWDDGNLIFRAVQLFRQETGTQSSYRIELTKRIPIGAGLAGGSSDAAATLRLLSRLHGRTLTDDELAALAARLGSDTAFFIRCKPAWCTGRGEVTTARPLPDGLWSLLAKPGFGIPTAAAYAAYARLPPAEQRGQIVGTPWGRLRNDLEPAVFPKYVILPVLKSWLARQPETRLCLMSGSGSTVFAVTDEGESRARELQERFLEFFGPTFWSAVCQLNPVMAGTT, encoded by the coding sequence ATGACGATTGAGACGCCCGCCAAGATCAATCTCACCCTTGAACTCCTGGGGCGGCGTCCGGACGGTTTCCACGAGGTTGCTACCTGGATGGTGCCCGTCGGGCTGTCTGACCGGCTCGAGATCGAATTCGCGGCAGCTGACTACTTTTCAACGGAGACCCCGGGGCTAAGCTGGGACGATGGTAACCTGATCTTCCGGGCAGTCCAGCTTTTTCGACAGGAAACCGGCACCCAATCCTCCTACCGGATCGAGCTCACCAAGCGCATCCCGATCGGTGCGGGGTTGGCCGGGGGCAGCAGCGATGCCGCCGCCACGTTGCGCCTTCTAAGCCGGTTGCACGGCCGCACCCTGACCGATGACGAACTGGCCGCACTTGCCGCCCGGCTTGGGTCTGATACCGCCTTCTTTATCCGGTGCAAACCGGCATGGTGCACCGGCCGTGGCGAGGTGACGACGGCCAGACCCTTGCCGGACGGCTTATGGTCTCTACTGGCTAAACCCGGTTTCGGCATTCCAACGGCTGCCGCCTATGCGGCCTACGCCCGCCTGCCCCCGGCCGAACAACGGGGTCAAATCGTCGGTACGCCCTGGGGCCGGCTGCGCAATGACCTGGAGCCGGCCGTTTTCCCGAAATACGTGATCCTGCCCGTCCTGAAATCATGGCTGGCCCGGCAGCCGGAAACCAGACTTTGCTTGATGTCGGGCTCGGGATCGACGGTCTTTGCCGTGACCGACGAAGGGGAATCTCGCGCGCGTGAGCTCCAGGAGCGCTTTCTCGAATTTTTCGGCCCGACGTTCTGGTCGGCGGTCTGTCAGCTGAATCCGGTGATGGCGGGCACCACGTAA
- the pyrF gene encoding orotidine-5'-phosphate decarboxylase, which produces MHRPYVSEPQTAKDKIIIPLDVPDRSHALRLVERLGEEVGWFKIGLQLFSAEGPALVREIRGTGANVFLDLKLHDIPNTVRHAVAAAANLDVQMLTIHLLGGVEMCQAAVTGRASAPLLLLGVTVLTSHTDGTLRETGFRTTVEDEVLLLGDLAKSTGITGLVASPKEAPFLRAHYGSVFTIVTPGVRPSWSEAGDQKRFVTPADAIRAGADYLVIGRPITAAPDPREALHRVIDEIAGMPD; this is translated from the coding sequence ATGCATCGTCCTTACGTGAGCGAACCGCAGACCGCAAAAGACAAAATCATCATTCCGCTCGATGTGCCTGACCGTTCCCATGCCTTGCGTCTGGTGGAACGCCTTGGCGAGGAAGTGGGTTGGTTTAAAATCGGCCTCCAGCTTTTCTCCGCGGAGGGTCCGGCGCTGGTCCGCGAAATCCGCGGGACCGGCGCAAACGTGTTCCTGGACCTGAAGCTGCACGACATCCCAAACACCGTCCGCCATGCCGTGGCGGCGGCGGCCAACCTGGACGTCCAAATGCTCACGATCCATCTGCTGGGCGGGGTCGAGATGTGCCAGGCGGCAGTCACCGGGCGGGCTTCCGCGCCGCTGCTTCTCCTGGGCGTGACGGTGCTGACCAGCCACACCGATGGCACCCTGCGGGAGACGGGATTCCGGACGACGGTTGAGGACGAGGTTCTGCTGCTTGGTGACCTGGCCAAGAGCACGGGCATTACCGGACTGGTGGCAAGCCCGAAAGAAGCGCCGTTCCTCCGTGCTCATTACGGTTCGGTCTTCACCATCGTTACCCCCGGCGTGCGTCCCTCCTGGTCGGAAGCCGGTGACCAGAAAAGGTTTGTGACTCCTGCCGACGCCATCCGCGCCGGTGCAGATTACCTGGTAATTGGGCGACCCATCACCGCGGCGCCCGACCCGCGCGAAGCATTACACCGGGTGATCGATGAAATTGCGGGTATGCCTGACTGA
- a CDS encoding L,D-transpeptidase family protein: MRYAFLFAGLFFAWGVSGLAQRVVEIDLTNQRVYLLDRDRVILNSPISSGRPGRETPTGTFRITDKDVNHASSFYGFFGNPVTRQIVVADADIDMKRPPGLEFVRAPMRYYMQFQPAIGLHAGFLPGYPASHGCVRMPEEYAIALFQSVSIGTPVRVYGHPQPGRLYWASARTAPHPAVVSPAFITPVHVPAFGWRGDRDPGRSRDRESLHRDRDAAFDRFDAEWDAKEKFMERQIDKLEGRIDHADGPRKAELALELQGFKRAREELDIRRDAAKDQLKRQWEDD; encoded by the coding sequence ATGCGATACGCCTTCCTTTTTGCCGGTTTGTTCTTTGCCTGGGGTGTTTCCGGGCTGGCCCAACGGGTCGTCGAGATCGACCTGACTAACCAGCGCGTCTATCTGCTGGACCGCGACCGGGTGATTCTGAATTCGCCGATTTCTTCGGGGCGTCCGGGACGCGAAACGCCGACGGGGACGTTTCGCATCACCGATAAGGACGTCAATCACGCCTCGAGTTTCTATGGCTTTTTCGGCAATCCGGTCACCAGGCAGATCGTCGTTGCCGACGCTGATATCGACATGAAGCGGCCGCCGGGCCTGGAATTTGTCCGAGCCCCGATGCGGTACTACATGCAGTTTCAGCCTGCCATCGGGTTACACGCGGGCTTTCTTCCCGGCTACCCTGCGTCGCATGGCTGCGTCCGGATGCCGGAGGAGTACGCGATTGCCTTGTTCCAGTCGGTAAGCATCGGCACGCCCGTCCGCGTGTACGGCCACCCGCAGCCCGGCCGGCTGTACTGGGCATCGGCGCGTACCGCTCCCCATCCGGCCGTTGTCAGTCCGGCGTTCATCACCCCGGTCCACGTGCCGGCCTTCGGCTGGCGCGGGGACCGCGACCCCGGCCGCAGCCGGGACAGGGAAAGCCTTCACCGGGATCGGGACGCTGCGTTCGACCGGTTTGACGCTGAATGGGACGCCAAAGAGAAGTTCATGGAGCGCCAGATCGACAAACTCGAGGGGCGGATCGATCACGCGGACGGCCCCCGCAAAGCCGAACTGGCACTGGAACTTCAAGGCTTCAAGAGAGCCAGAGAGGAACTCGACATCCGGCGGGATGCTGCGAAGGACCAGCTCAAACGCCAATGGGAGGACGATTAG
- a CDS encoding GNAT family N-acetyltransferase has protein sequence MAFSLPERLARAGLHLRHEFRPGDLGELIRIHGVQNALDYGFGPAHEAYCARIAADFVLNPHAGRSRVWLVCQDDLAVGSVFIVELPDAIAQLRLLFVDTRLRGLGLGRWLVQSAVEYARRAGFRCVFLWTVRGLDCATGIYEDAGFVKTEEKPGAGWGDGSVEVRYELRFPATS, from the coding sequence ATGGCTTTCTCCTTGCCCGAACGTCTGGCGCGCGCGGGGCTCCACCTTCGCCACGAGTTCAGGCCGGGCGACCTCGGTGAACTGATTCGCATCCACGGCGTGCAGAACGCCCTTGATTACGGGTTCGGCCCGGCGCACGAAGCGTATTGCGCACGGATTGCCGCCGATTTCGTCCTTAATCCACACGCGGGACGGTCGCGCGTCTGGCTCGTCTGCCAAGACGATCTTGCGGTCGGTTCAGTGTTTATCGTCGAGTTGCCGGATGCAATCGCGCAGTTGCGTCTCCTGTTTGTGGATACCCGGCTCCGGGGCCTTGGGCTCGGCCGCTGGCTCGTCCAAAGCGCGGTCGAGTATGCGCGCCGGGCCGGTTTCCGGTGCGTGTTTCTCTGGACGGTGCGCGGCCTGGATTGCGCCACGGGCATTTACGAGGACGCCGGGTTCGTCAAAACCGAGGAAAAGCCCGGCGCCGGCTGGGGTGACGGCTCGGTTGAGGTCAGGTACGAGTTGCGCTTTCCGGCCACAAGCTAA
- a CDS encoding SDR family oxidoreductase, protein MDFRLQGKLALVTASTAGIGAAIAEGLAREGARVIVNGRTQERVDSAIDGIRARHPAAELEGFSGDLSNPETVRGLTDRFPHVDILVNNLGIFEPRPFTEISDDDWRRFFEVNVLSGVRLSRFYFPKMLKSGWGRVIFMSSESALNIPVEMIHYGMTKTAQLAVSRGLADLTAGTGVTVNSVLPGPTASEGVSGFIRDLAAQNNQSVEEVEHQFFEKARPTSLLKRFASTEEVANLVVYLASEAASATNGSALRVDGGTVNFIA, encoded by the coding sequence ATGGACTTTCGTCTACAAGGCAAACTTGCCCTGGTAACTGCCTCGACGGCAGGCATCGGGGCGGCGATCGCGGAAGGTCTGGCCAGGGAGGGCGCGCGCGTGATCGTCAATGGTCGAACTCAGGAACGCGTCGATTCAGCGATCGATGGAATCCGCGCGCGCCACCCCGCGGCGGAGTTGGAAGGTTTCTCGGGTGACCTGTCCAATCCCGAAACGGTACGTGGGTTGACGGACCGTTTCCCGCATGTTGACATCCTGGTCAATAACCTCGGCATCTTTGAACCGAGACCGTTCACCGAGATCAGCGATGATGATTGGCGCCGCTTTTTTGAGGTGAACGTGTTGAGCGGGGTGCGGCTTTCCCGTTTCTACTTTCCCAAGATGCTCAAGTCGGGGTGGGGCCGGGTCATCTTTATGTCCAGCGAATCGGCCCTCAACATCCCGGTGGAAATGATCCACTACGGGATGACCAAAACGGCGCAGCTTGCCGTTTCGCGCGGTCTGGCCGATTTGACGGCCGGTACCGGCGTGACGGTAAACTCGGTCCTGCCGGGGCCGACGGCGTCCGAAGGGGTCAGCGGATTCATTCGTGACCTGGCGGCCCAGAACAACCAGAGTGTTGAGGAAGTCGAGCACCAGTTTTTTGAGAAGGCGCGTCCCACGAGCCTTTTGAAGCGCTTTGCCTCGACGGAAGAGGTTGCTAACCTCGTGGTTTACCTGGCCAGCGAGGCTGCCTCCGCCACAAACGGATCGGCTCTGCGGGTCGACGGCGGAACCGTAAACTTCATCGCCTGA
- a CDS encoding organic hydroperoxide resistance protein yields the protein MAFQPLYTAAATASAGRDGHVETSDGLLKLDLSVPKEMGGGGRPGTTNPEQLFACGYAACFAGAVAFAGSQRKIQAHHVQVTSRVTIGKADDGGFALAVELQVNLPGVDRSQAEELVREAHEKVCPYSKATRNNVDVKLTLL from the coding sequence ATGGCTTTTCAGCCCCTTTATACTGCAGCAGCCACGGCTAGCGCCGGCCGTGATGGACACGTGGAAACGTCTGACGGACTGCTCAAACTTGACCTCAGCGTCCCGAAAGAGATGGGTGGCGGCGGCAGACCTGGAACGACCAACCCCGAACAACTCTTTGCGTGCGGTTACGCCGCCTGCTTCGCCGGTGCGGTGGCCTTTGCTGGTTCTCAGCGCAAGATTCAGGCCCACCACGTGCAGGTCACCTCGCGTGTGACGATCGGCAAGGCCGATGATGGCGGCTTCGCCCTGGCGGTTGAACTGCAGGTGAATCTTCCCGGGGTCGATCGGTCGCAGGCCGAGGAGCTTGTCCGGGAAGCCCACGAAAAAGTTTGCCCTTATTCCAAAGCAACCCGCAACAACGTCGACGTGAAGTTAACCCTGCTCTGA